In Zingiber officinale cultivar Zhangliang chromosome 3B, Zo_v1.1, whole genome shotgun sequence, a single window of DNA contains:
- the LOC122056285 gene encoding putative disease resistance protein RGA4, with protein MAMEVALATSAVRFLGQRVADLLQLDKKLKELVGIEGRMEKLKELSTIIDAVIQDVEVCSVRDATAKDLLRKLKYLAYDLEDVVDYYDTETLRKQRSKAYSRPVRDFFSSNNNQLVFKSRISGMIKAVRKNLDSILKQKSILENLPQGTNRISPSAYREIHSHNSLVVVGRETEKKMIVNMLTDDEGSSSGTLKVIAIVGMGGLGKTTLARHVFNDERVKAYFRKLRMWKVVGAEFDLTKIMKSILELATDAPVKISEAESVRRKLEKALSEKRFLLVLDDVWNEDALQWMALEAALSCGARGSKVLLTTRSREVSSIMGSFNTHQMQQLSRDDCLSLFQQFAFGDEEPNKKLMEIAGKIVEKCGGVC; from the coding sequence ATGGCAATGGAAGTAGCTTTGGCGACTTCTGCGGTTCGCTTCCTGGGCCAGAGGGTGGCTGATCTCCTCCAACTCGACAAGAAACTCAAAGAATTAGTTGGTATTGAAGGGAGGATGGAGAAACTCAAGGAGTTGTCAACAATTATCGACGCGGTGATCCAAGATGTTGAGGTCTGCTCTGTGAGGGATGCCACTGCGAAGGACTTGCTAAGGAAGCTCAAATACTTGGCCTACGATCTGGAGGATGTTGTGGATTACTACGACACCGAAACTTTGCGGAAGCAAAGATCAAAAGCATATTCCAGGCCGGTGCGCGATTTCTTCTCTTCTAATAATAATCAACTTGTATTTAAGAGCAGGATAAGTGGCATGATAAAAGCAGTGAGGAAGAATCTAGATTCTATTTTGAAGCAAAAGTCCATTCTTGAAAATTTGCCACAAGGCACTAATCGGATCTCACCAAGTGCCTACAGAGAGATCCACTCGCACAATAGCTTGGTTGTTGTAGGGAGAGAAACAGAGAAGAAGATGATTGTCAACATGTTAACGGATGACGAAGGAAGCAGCAGTGGTACATTGAAGGTCATCGCCATAGTTGGGATGGGTGGCCTAGGAAAGACTACACTTGCTCGGCATGTTTTCAATGACGAGAGGGTGAAAGCTTATTTTAGAAAGCTTAGGATGTGGAAAGTTGTCGGTGCAGAATTTGATCTTACCAAGATAATGAAATCTATTTTAGAATTGGCTACGGATGCACCAGTCAAAATCTCAGAAGCAGAGTCAGTGAGGAGGAAACTAGAAAAAGCATTATCAGAGAAGAGATTTCTGCTCGTGTTAGATGATGTATGGAATGAAGATGCATTACAGTGGATGGCGCTGGAAGCAGCCTTATCATGTGGGGCAAGAGGAAGTAAAGTTTTATTGACTACTCGTAGTCGAGAGGTCTCTTCGATCATGGGCTCATTCAATACCCACCAAATGCAGCAGTTGTCCCGGGATGATTGTTTGTCCTTGTTTCAACAATTTGCTTTTGGAGACGAAGAACCAAATAAGAAATTGATGGAAATCGCCGGAAAGATTGTTGAGAAATGTGGTGGTGTGTgttag
- the LOC122056283 gene encoding putative disease resistance protein RGA3, protein MLHCTRDETYWSSVLNSEIWQLGDENQKFLAVLKLSYDALPSRSKKCFAFGSLLPKSRVMNKDELIQLWTANGFVCSEGNFDAETVGNRIFDDLVLRSFFLLATSQKWYDGSHVTAECTMHDLMHDLARSISEDEYCNRQDCLFKDMQKRLLQARGLGLTRSGRERRTYHLCIEYEEFSDISLLKKSTYLRTLSLRNCLLYKNVHLLQFIFSELKFLRALDLSENGIKGVPTSVGNLIHLRYLTLSKNKIKFLPDTITLLQNLLFLNLTENPLQELPKRLRYMQSLWYLYCDCDSLTHMPPGLSGLTSLRSLSSFVVENRTGSCSITQLEDLKLHGAMEIKFSKNFSSYSCGGRKIFMNKDFNELSLSFNCSTTNDMSMLDDLCPNTSLKKLKICNYGSRQFPTWLMESQLPNLVEVILHGCNFCEHIPQFGDLQFLRKLVIDRMGGVKHMGDEFHGHGPTTGFPNLQELVLKSMTNLDEWSESDDVNELFPLLKRLEICNCPRLKNMPRLPTIEFLKLQNCSESLLSCVGRTTSLSHLILEDMEGMTSLPSGCLRNLTSLMTLEIRSCNELQFLPREEMQLLTMVRSLSIKECNNLASFPLEVGRLNILRYFCFKNHGSNTLQLEILVKILNSVHEFDIQICGQNVNLLGQLQHLHNLRQLWISGSHHFSYALISGSIEAKLSICCCNELESLMTEAPSTSTVLEDLHICNIPNLTTLPEWLQHLGSLRKLSIHNCIQLGSLPRGLQDLSLLKYLFIEECCLQLQRRCTRATGEDWPNIFHVPHIRIFPRVRVIEEAQCCGLFDRFFPTRSRDT, encoded by the coding sequence ATGCTCCACTGCACTCGAGATGAAACTTATTGGTCCTCGGTATTGAACAGTGAAATATGGCAGCTTGGTGATGAGAACCAAAAATTCTTAGCTGTGCTCAAGTTGAGCTACGACGCTCTCCCTTCACGGTCAAAGAAGTGCTTTGCATTTGGCTCCCTACTTCCGAAGAGTCGTGTGATGAACAAAGATGAGTTGATTCAGTTGTGGACAGCAAATGGTTTCGTATGTTCAGAAGGGAATTTTGATGCTGAAACAGTTGGCAACCGTATCTTTGACGATCTAGTACTGAGGTCATTCTTTCTCTTGGCAACTTCGCAAAAGTGGTACGATGGCAGTCATGTAACCGCCGAGTGCACAATGCATGATTTGATGCATGACCTGGCACGCTCAATATCGGAAGATGAATATTGCAATCGCCAAGATTGTTTATTTAAGGATATGCAAAAGAGACTATTACAAGCGCGAGGGTTGGGCCTTACCCGATCAGGAAGAGAAAGGAGAACATACCATTTATGCATAGAATATGAAGAATTTTCAGACATTTCTTTATTGAAGAAGTCAACGTACTTGCGCACCCTATCATTGAGAAATTGTCTTTTATATAAGAATGTCCATCTGCTTCAGTTTATCTTCTCAGAATTGAAATTCTTGCGGGCATTAGATTTAAGTGAAAATGGCATCAAAGGGGTGCCGACATCAGTTGGAAATTTGATACATTTGAGATACCTCACTTTGTCTAAGAATAAGATTAAATTTCTACCTGACACCATTACTCTTCTCCAGAATTTGCTATTTCTCAATCTCACTGAGAATCCCCTTCAAGAGTTACCAAAAAGATTAAGGTATATGCAAAGCCTTTGGTATCTTTATTGCGATTGTGATTCTTTGACTCACATGCCCCCCGGGTTGTCTGGACTGACTAGTCTTCGAAGTTTATCAAGCTTTGTTGTCGAGAATAGAACTGGCTCATGTTCAATTACACAACTTGAGGATTTGAAGCTTCATGGAGCAATGGAAATCAAATTTTCCAAGAATTTCAGCAGTTATTCTTGTGGTGGTAgaaaaattttcatgaataaaGATTTTAATGAATTATCTTTATCATTTAATTGTTCAACCACTAATGACATGAGCATGCTGGATGATCTTTGCCCCAACACGAGTTTAAAGAAGTTGAAGATATGCAATTACGGGAGCCGACAATTTCCAACATGGTTGATGGAGTCGCAGTTACCGAATTTGGTTGAAGTTATTCTCCATGGTTGCAATTTTTGTGAGCATATTCCTCAATTTGGAGATCTCCAATTTCTTAGAAAGCTTGTGATAGACAGAATGGGTGGCGTGAAACACATGGGTGATGAGTTCCATGGGCACGGACCGACCACAGGTTTTCCTAACCTCCAAGAACTCGTGTTGAAATCAATGACTAATTTAGATGAATGGTCAGAGTCTGATGATGTCAATGAATTATTCCCTTTATTGAAGAGACTGGAGATTTGCAATTGTCCAAGACTGAAAAACATGCCAAGGCTTCCAACAATTGAATTTCTTAAGCTACAAAACTGCAGTGAGAGTCTACTCTCATGTGTTGGAAGAACGACTTCTCTTTCTCATCTCATACTAGAGGACATGGAGGGCATGACATCTCTTCCAAGTGGCTGTTTAAGAAACCTCACATCCTTGATGACATTGGAAATCCGAAGCTGCAACGAACTCCAATTTCTTCCTAGGGAAGAAATGCAGCTCCTAACAATGGTTCGCTCATTGTCCATCAAGGAATGTAACAATTTGGCATCCTTCCCGTTAGAAGTGGGACGTCTCAACATTCTTCGATATTTCTGTTTCAAAAACCATGGCAGCAACACACTGCAGTTAGAAATACTTGTAAAAATCCTGAATTCAGTCCATGAGTTCGACATTCAGATTTGTGGCCAGAATGTGAATTTACTTGGGCAACTGCAACACTTACACAACCTCCGACAATTGTGGATAAGTGGTTCACATCATTTTTCTTATGCATTGATATCCGGATCCATTGAGGCAAAATTAAGTATTTGCTGTTGTAATGAATTGGAATCCTTGATGACAGAAGCACCATCGACCAGTACTGTGCTAGAAGATCTACACATATGCAATATCCCCAACCTCACGACCTTACCTGAATGGCTACAACATCTCGGATCACTTCGTAAGCTATCGATCCACAACTGCATCCAATTAGGATCGCTTCCAAGGGGTCTACAAGACCTCAGTTTGCTGAAATATTTGTTCATTGAAGAGTGTTGCCTACAACTTCAAAGAAGATGCACTAGGGCGACAGGCGAAGATTGGCCCAACATTTTTCATGTGCCACATATTCGTATTTTTCCAAGAG